From a region of the Oncorhynchus keta strain PuntledgeMale-10-30-2019 chromosome 13, Oket_V2, whole genome shotgun sequence genome:
- the rtn3 gene encoding reticulon-3 isoform X1 gives MADSMTQSAQISSSQGFADGQNAVAAKDSKMSDSFLSSSPVSLIQSPEDKGVVLGSDTPSGGVATSLRFTRPSQPGSSSSANYGSDPSSGQPDGTQDDSPTVTSPVSERIKALEALAAKKEPKNDGSFPHFKEHHYETSPTAAPTESTSTFQTKGASIDQESPESPFEVMGEARQGSEFEDTADWMRAHLPPVPDFEDALVSEEDGKSQEIKVADKVVPDDPEAFACVPDAFMDAPIERPELKNVLKDPAQQPSVEDEFDLSFLPKAYITDTQGPPDLHSKLTASPAPPAGLDSPSPSSDSKEKDLKTKQAPWGGDLALQGVVDSSGDSEDTVIKDTASILGPSLSSDATPAHNPSVPSLPTEEKETPPAKQPMRVPTINVIETDEPNYSDEEMEIEIEDENDEVVEDPVKEPPKIPEPQPDVTKNEFSQIPPLEYEGYSPPSSPVDSEYSPKHKILKSDLDTDNMKTTVPNDESKGSSAEVSQAQKVESDHSQTPNESNGKSSPSTAKPPEKTADNLSDFPEYDDDDWSTGAQDILIKLSSANVADQDLPLCPSKFEEKPESDIKEDYMQTVELSKPNDMEDDAIRKYDRQSFEDEDALPSMNDTIDDQELNFSTVPEPSPSNPTSQIHIGTLLPQNNATTVEQDIPSMADVDSFPKPVGGQPSPREFPKDPFASFQSELPGSTLEPKTEKKLKDEILITDSVVNSKTLPPQEAEAGHQSPDNTSDPESIEPDCSVSGATDSFVEFMRECLKSRQDEDPEDLRQDLTAKDECPKTGAPPSQPTPTMVMDLEQERLTINALKELGSSQEEEADLQSSIKASEKSQSSFISTTSDPPSPQNKPASDGVYSNEVEAMDVWVAEAYHLAEHVLAAILTHLSVKDLVHWRDPKKSGVVFGLSLLTLLSLAAFSVISVVSYLLLALLCVTISFRIYKAVVQAVQKSDDGHPFKALMEKDVSVPPETFRKHVDASLTHINRLLKQLRKLFLVEDLIDSLKLAVVMWLLTYVGAVFNGITILILADILLFAVPPFYEKNKTQIDHYMEIARTQVNTTMAKLQEKLPGAIKRTKAE, from the exons ATGGCAGATTCAATGACCCAGTCCGCCCAGATATCATCGTCGCAGGGGTTTGCCGATGGACAGAACGCTGTTGCGGCCAAAGACTCAAAAATGTCGG ATTCCTTTCTTTCCTCTTCGCCTGTATCTCTCATTCAGTCTCCTGAAG ACAAAGGGGTGGTGCTGGGCTCTGACACACCCTCAGGAGGGGTGGCCACCTCCCTTCGCTTCACCAGGCCCTCTCAACCCGGCTCATCTTCTTCCGCAAACTACGGGAGCGACCCATCATCAGGTCAGCCTGACGGAACGCAAGATGATTCACCGACTGTGACGTCCCCTGTGTCTGAGAGGATTAAGGCACTTGAGGCCCTGGCAGCAAAGAAGGAGCCCAAGAACGACGGCAGCTTCCCTCACTTCAAAGAGCATCACTATGAGACGTCTCCTACTGCGGCGCCAACAGAGAGCACCTCAACCTTCCAGACAAAAGGAGCTTCCATTGATCAGGAATCGCCAGAATCCCCCTTTGAGGTCATGGGAGAAGCCCGACAAGGGAGTGAGTTTGAAGATACTGCAGACTGGATGAGAGCTCACTTACCCCCTGTGCCCGACTTTGAAGATGCTCTTGTATCAGAGGAGGATGGCAAATCCCAAGAGATTAAAGTGGCAGATAAAGTGGTGCCTGATGACCCAGAGGCGTTTGCCTGTGTCCCTGACGCTTTCATGGACGCTCCCATTGAAAGGCCTGAACTGAAAAATGTCTTAAAAGACCCAGCGCAGCAGCCTAGCGTCGAGGACGAATTTGATCTGAGCTTCCTACCTAAAGCTTACATAACAGACACCCAAGGCCCCCCTGACCTTCATTCCAAGCTCACTGCTTCGCCTGCCCCTCCTGCTGGTTtggactctccctctccctcctctgactCGAAAGAGAAGGATTTGAAGACCAAGCAGGCCCCATGGGGTGGTGACCTTGCGCTCCAAGGGGTAGTCGACAGCTCAGGAGACTCTGAGGACACAGTCATCAAGGACACCGCCTCCATTCTTGGCCCCTCTTTATCAAGTGATGCTACACCTGCCCATAACCCCTCTGTTCCATCTCTCCCTACTGAAGAAAAGGAAACCCCGCCAGCAAAGCAGCCAATGCGGGTCCCTACCATCAATGTTATTGAGACGGACGAGCCGAATTACAGcgatgaggagatggagattgAAATAGAGGATGAAAATGATGAAGTTGTAGAAGACCCCGTGAAAGAGCCACCAAAAATACCTGAGCCACAACCAGATGTGACTAAAAATGAATTTTCCCAAATTCCTCCCTTAGAATATGAGGGTtattctcctccttcctctcctgtcGACTCTGAATACTCACCTAAACACAAGATCCTGAAATCTGATTTGGATACAGATAATATGAAGACCACAGTACCTAATGATGAGTCAAAGGGCTCAAGTGCTGAGGTTTCACAAGCACAGAAAGTGGAGTCTGACCACTCTCAGACCCCCAATGAGTCTAATGGAAAGTCTTCCCCTTCTACTGCCAAACCTCCTGAGAAAACCGCAGACAACCTTTCAGACTTTCCAGAATATGATGACGATGACTGGTCAACTGGCGCGCAAGATATCTTAATTAAATTGAGCTCTGCTAATGTTGCAGATCAGGATCTTCCACTTTGCCCCTCCAAGTTTGAAGAGAAGCCAGAGTCTGATATTAAAGAGGATTATATGCAGACAGTTGAGCTTTCAAAACCCAACGACATGGAGGATGACGCAATCCGTAAATACGACAGACAGTCTTTTGAAGATGAAGACGCACTTCCATCCATGAATGACACCATTGATGATCAAGAGCTGAACTTTAGCACTGTACCTGAGCCTTCTCCTTCCAATCCAACCTCACAGATCCATATTGGAACACTACTCCCTCAAAACAATGCAACCACTGTGGAGCAGGATATCCCCTCGATGGCTGACGTGGACTCCTTCCCCAAGCCAGTTGGAGGCCAGCCATCTCCCAGGGAGTTTCCCAAAGATCCATTTGCCTCTTTCCAGAGCGAACTGCCTGGCAGCACCCTGGAGCCCAAGACTGAGAAGAAATTGAAAGATGAAATCCTCATTACAGATAGTGTTGTCAACAGCAAGACACTTCCGCCTCAGGAAGCTGAAGCAGGACACCAGTCACCAGACAATACCAGTGACCCAGAAAGCATTGAGCCGGACTGCTCAGTCTCTGGTGCCACGGACAGCTTCGTCGAGTTCATGAGGGAGTGCCTGAAGTCACGACAGGACGAAGATCCAGAAGACCTCCGTCAAGATCTCACAGCCAAGGATGAGTGTCCTAAAACAGGCGCCCCTCCCTCCCAGCCCACACCAACCATGGTCATGGATCTGGAGCAGGAACGCCTCACTATCAATGCCCTCAAAGAGTTGGGCAGCAGCCAAGAGGAggaggctgacctccagtctagTATCAAGGCTTCTGAGAAATCCCAGTCTTCCTTTATATCAACAACCTCCGACCCTCCTTCTCCCCAAAACAAACCTGCTTCCGACGGTGTATATTCCAACGAGGTAGAGGCCATGGACGTGTGGGTGGCTGAGGCCTACCACCTTGCAGAGCATGTCTTGGCAGCAATACTAACGCACTTGTCAG TCAAGGACTTGGTGCACTGGCGAGACCCCAAGAAGTCTGGCGTGGTGTTCGGCCTGTCCCTGCTGACGCTCCTGTCCCTGGCGGCGTTCAGCGTCATCAGCGTTGTCTCCTACCTGCTCCTTGCCCTGCTCTGTGTCACCATCTCCTTCCGCATCTACAAGGCTGTCGTCCAGGCCGTGCAGAAGTCCGACGACGGACACCCCTTCAA AGCTCTGATGGAGAAGGATGTCAGCGTTCCCCCTGAGACCTTCCGCAAGCACGTGGACGCCAGTCTGACCCACATCAACCGACTCCTAAAACAGCTGCGCAAACTCTTCCTTGTCGAGGACCTCATCGACTCCCTGAAG CTGGCTGTTGTGATGTGGCTGCTGACCTACGTAGGAGCTGTTTTCAACGGCATCACCATCCTCATCCTGG